The following are encoded in a window of Penaeus monodon isolate SGIC_2016 chromosome 9, NSTDA_Pmon_1, whole genome shotgun sequence genomic DNA:
- the LOC119576782 gene encoding transmembrane protein 234 homolog produces MAGLELILCLLVVSILWGVTNPLLKRASVGIEDIQMSNPLLQTLYEVKFLASRFSYVFPFLLNQLGSVLFVYLLGAADLSLAVPISNSLTFLVTTVAGHCLGEETTSRMTWVGAGLVCAGVTLCVADKAQ; encoded by the exons ATGGCTGGGCTGGAGCTAATCTTGTGTCTGCTGGTGGTCAGCATCTTGTGGGGAGTGACTAACCCACTGCTGAAGCGGGCAAGTGTTGGTATTGAGGATATACAAATGTCAAATCCTCTTTTGCAg ACCTTGTatgaagtgaagttccttgccagtcGGTTTAGTTATGTGTTTCCATTCCTGCTGAACCAACTAGGCAGTGTGCTCTTTGTGTATCTGCTTGGTGCAGCAGACCTGTCTCTTGCAGTCCCTATAAGTAACAGTCTTACTTTCCTTGTTACTACTGTAGCAGGCCACTGTCTAGGGGAGGAGACGACAAGTAGAATGACTTGGGTTGGAGCAGGTTTAGTGTGTGCTGGTGTTACATTGTGTGTAGCAGATAAAGCTCAGTAG